In Cervus elaphus chromosome 5, mCerEla1.1, whole genome shotgun sequence, the following proteins share a genomic window:
- the EME1 gene encoding crossover junction endonuclease EME1 produces MAVKKSSLSLDSSESDSEELPTFAFLRKKLSSINRRQPQEDEKIVVVDISDSEASCPSPKLKEPPPIPEAAETVIQTEPVRVLSSGSENEEEFMPLAERLICKFLTHKQLSPEKSSSPFERVLDQNNEGASHDWQKQLFTKIRDIPLCGTSERHASNNKDPVVDNPCHQLPAYQTTCSVQSNSLTITKTNAEVPLPQKRRKYSQKFQKRSTQGCQQWGRASQKESTQRQQERKKKVALANRLKAQRPEECLKHIVVLLDPVLLQMEGGGQLLGALQSMGCCCVIEAQAVPCSLTWRRRAGPSEDGKEGWVEEPMVLVLLLAEVFMSMIYHFKQGRLGSTEEGKETLRSFVTDITARTAGKDLSLVIVDPEKCFSAPNPLRRKQRVANRGQAKEKKKQQKQPEANTVAMVTRVDMEEALVDLQLHTEAQARIVQSWKELADLACAFTKAVAEAPFKKLRDQTSFSFCLENDWAGGAKVDRSGRGLALVWRRQIQQLNRVSLEMASAIVDAYPSPQLLIQAYKQCFSEEERQNLLADLQVRRGEGVTATSRRVGPELSRRIYLQMTALQPDLCLDSAD; encoded by the exons ATGGCTGTAAAGAAGTCATCACTCTCACTGGATTCCAGTGAGAGTGACTCTGAGGAGCTGCCAACATTTGCCTTTCTGAGGAAGAAACTGTCTTCAATAAATAGGAGGCAGCCTCAGGAGGATGAGAAGATTGTAGTGGTTGACATCTCAGATTCtgaggcttcctgtccatcaccaaaattGAAAGAACCACCACCCATTCCAGAGGCAGCTGAAACTGTCATACAAACAGAGCCAGTCAGGGTGCTaagcagtggaagtgagaatgaGGAGGAATTTATGCCCCTGGCTGAGAGGCTTATTTGTAAGTTTTTGACTCACAAACAGCTGAGCCCTGAAAAATCCAGCTCCCCATTTGAAAGGGTTTTGGATCAAAATAATGAAGGAGCATCACATGACTGGCAAAAACAGCTGTTTACAAAGATCCGTGATATTCCCCTCTGTGGTACCTCAGAGAGGCATGCATCAAATAACAAGGACCCTGTGGTTGACAATCCATGCCATCAGCTGCCAGCCTACCAAACTACCTGCTCTGTCCAGAGCAACAGCTTGACAATAACCAAGACAAATGCTGAGGTGCCCCTGCCTCAGAAGAGACGCAAGTATAGTCAGAAGTTCCAGAAGAGAAGCACACAGGGATGCCAGCAGTGGGGACGAGCAAGCCAGAAGGAAAGCACCCAGAGGcaacaggaaaggaagaagaaggtAGCCCTGGCTAACAGGCTAAAAGCTCAGAGGCCAGAGGAGTGCTTAAAGCACATCGTTGTGCTGCTGGATCCAG TGCTTTTGCAGATGGAAGGTGGGGGTCAGCTCCTTGGagccctgcagtccatgggttgctgCTGTGTGATTGAGGCGCAGGCTGTGCCTTGCAGCCTCACGTGGAGGAGAAGGGCTGGGCCCTCTGAG GATGGCAAGGAGGGCTGGGTGGAAGAGCCCATGGTTCTGGTGCTGCTTCTGGCAGAGGTGTTTATGTCTATGATCTACCACTTCAAGCAG GGACGTCTGGGCAGCactgaggaagggaaggaaacacTTCGGAGCTTTGTGACTGACATCACAGCAAGGACAGCTGGGAAAGATCTGTCACTCGTGATTGTGGATCCAGAGAAGTGCTTCAG TGCTCCGAATCCTCTAAGAAGGAAACAGAGAGTGGCAAATAGAGGACAGGCCAAGGAGAAGAAGAAGCAACAGAAACAACCAGAGGCCAACACAGTGGCCATGGTGACCAGGGTAGATATGGAAGAG GCACTGGTAGATCTGCAGCTGCACACAGAAGCCCAGGCTCGAATTGTGCAGAGCTGGAAAGAGCTGGCTGACTTGGCATGCGCGTTCACGAAGGCCGTGGCCGAAGCACCCTTCAA GAAGCTCCGAGATCAAACTAGtttctccttctgcctggagaatGACTGGGCTGGAGGGGCCAAGGTGGACCGCTCTGGCAGGGGGCTTGCACTGGTCTGGAGGAGACAGATTCAGCAGCTGAACCGGGTCAGCCTGGAGATGGCCAGTGCCATTGTGGATGCCTATCCCTCCCCACAGCTCCTGATCCAG GCTTATAAGCAGTGTTTTTCTGAGGAAGAACGCCAGAACTTGCTCGCAGACTTACAGGTGCGCCGTGGGGAAGGCGTGACAGCCACCTCGCGCCGTGTTGGACCAGAGCTGTCCAGGCGTATCTACCTTCAGATGACAGCTTTGCAGCCAGATCTCTGCTTAGACAGTGCAGACTGA
- the MRPL27 gene encoding 39S ribosomal protein L27, mitochondrial: MALAVLAWRTRSAVTALLSPPQAAALAVRYASKKTGGSSKNLGGKSPGKRFGIKKMEGHYVHAGNILATQRHFRWHPGAHVGLGKKKCLYALEEGVVRYTKEVYVPNPSNSEAVDLVTRLPEGAVLYKTFVHVVPAKPEGTFKLVAML; the protein is encoded by the exons ATGGCGTTGGCGGTGCTGGCCTGGAGGACCCGGAGTGCTG TTACAGCTCTGCTGAGTCCTCCTCAGGCTGCAGCTCTTGCTGTCAGATACGCATCCAAGAAGACAGGTGGCAGCTCCAAGAACCTTGGTGGAAAGTCTCCAGGCAAACGCTTTGGCATCAAGAAAATGGAGG GTCACTATGTTCATGCTGGCAACATCCTCGCGACTCAGCGCCACTTCCGCTGGCACCCAGGTGCCCAT GTGGGACTGGGAAAGAAGAAATGTCTGTATGCGCTGGAGGAGGGGGTAGTCCGCTACACTAAGGAAGTCTACGTGCCGAATCCCAGCAACTCGGAGGCTGTGGATCTGGTCACCAGGCTGCCCGAAGGGGCTGTGCTCTACAAGACTTTTGTCCACGTGGTTCCTGCCAAGCCTGAGGGCACCTTCAAACTGGTAGCTATGCTTTGA